Proteins found in one Amycolatopsis umgeniensis genomic segment:
- the ligA gene encoding NAD-dependent DNA ligase LigA, whose product MSSELPENLEPAQDVTDVPAEVRERHAELAEEIRGHQFRYYVLDSPIVSDGQFDELLNELQAIEDEHPGLVTPDSPTQNVGGTFSTEFVAHDHLERMLSLDNVFDGEEFETWVERVQKEIGATKYLAELKIDGLAINLLYENGRLTRALTRGDGRTGEDVTLNVRTLEQVPDRLTGTDQFPVPALVEVRGEVFFRVEDFLALNAKMVEAGKDPYANPRNTAAGSLRQKDPKITKSRNLRLICHGLGKRDGFEPKRQSEAYDALAAWGLPVSPHSKVLATGGELLEHIKFWGEHRHDAEHEIDGVVIKVDEVGLQRRLGTTSRAPRWAIAYKYPPEEAITTLLDIQVNVGRTGRVTPFAVMEPVKVAGSTVAMATLHNQEEVKRKGVLIGDKVVIRKAGDVIPEVLGPVADARTGEEREFVMPLRCPNCDTELAYQKEGDIDIRCPNARFCPAQRRERLFHLASRNVFDIEVVGYEAAVALLDAGVVHDEGDIFDLDEEKLLEVDLFRTKAGELSANGRKLLENLETVKDRPLWKVIVGLSIRHVGPTAAQALAREFGSLERIENASEEELAGVDGVGPTIVRAAKEWFEIDWHREIVEKWRAAGVRMEEERDESIPRNLEGLSIVVTGSLNDYSRDEAKEFIMARGGKAAGSVSKKTAFVVVGDAPGTKYDKAVQLKVPVLDENGFRVLLESGPEAAAELALPNEEESGE is encoded by the coding sequence GTGAGCAGCGAACTTCCCGAAAACCTCGAACCAGCGCAGGACGTCACCGACGTGCCCGCCGAAGTCCGTGAAAGGCATGCCGAACTGGCGGAGGAGATCCGCGGGCACCAGTTCCGGTACTACGTGCTGGATTCGCCGATCGTGTCCGACGGCCAGTTCGACGAGCTGCTCAACGAACTCCAGGCCATCGAGGACGAGCATCCGGGGCTGGTGACGCCGGATTCGCCGACCCAGAACGTCGGCGGCACGTTCTCGACCGAGTTCGTCGCGCACGACCACCTCGAACGCATGCTCAGCCTCGACAACGTCTTCGACGGCGAGGAGTTCGAGACCTGGGTCGAGAGGGTCCAGAAGGAGATCGGCGCGACGAAGTACCTCGCCGAGCTCAAGATCGACGGGCTCGCGATCAACCTGCTGTACGAGAACGGCCGTCTGACCCGCGCGCTGACCAGGGGCGACGGCCGCACCGGCGAGGACGTCACGCTCAACGTCCGCACCCTGGAGCAGGTGCCGGACAGGCTCACGGGCACTGATCAGTTCCCGGTGCCCGCGCTGGTCGAGGTCCGCGGCGAGGTGTTCTTCCGCGTCGAGGACTTCTTGGCGCTCAACGCGAAGATGGTCGAGGCGGGCAAGGACCCGTACGCGAATCCGCGTAACACCGCCGCCGGATCGTTGCGGCAGAAGGATCCCAAGATCACGAAGTCCCGCAACCTGCGCCTGATCTGCCACGGGCTCGGGAAACGTGACGGCTTCGAGCCGAAGCGCCAGTCCGAGGCGTACGACGCGCTCGCCGCGTGGGGCCTGCCGGTCTCGCCGCACAGCAAGGTGCTCGCGACCGGCGGGGAACTGCTGGAGCACATCAAGTTCTGGGGCGAGCACCGCCACGACGCCGAGCACGAGATCGACGGCGTCGTCATCAAGGTCGACGAGGTCGGCCTCCAGCGCCGTCTCGGGACGACTTCGCGCGCGCCGCGCTGGGCGATCGCCTACAAGTACCCGCCGGAAGAGGCGATCACCACCCTGCTGGACATCCAGGTCAACGTCGGCCGCACCGGGCGGGTCACCCCGTTCGCGGTGATGGAGCCGGTGAAGGTGGCCGGGTCCACGGTGGCGATGGCGACGCTGCACAACCAGGAAGAGGTCAAACGCAAGGGTGTGCTGATCGGGGACAAGGTCGTCATCCGCAAGGCGGGCGACGTCATCCCCGAGGTGCTCGGCCCGGTGGCCGACGCGCGCACCGGTGAAGAGCGCGAGTTCGTCATGCCGTTGCGCTGCCCCAACTGTGACACCGAATTGGCGTACCAGAAGGAGGGCGACATCGACATCCGTTGCCCGAACGCGCGATTCTGCCCGGCGCAGCGGCGGGAGCGGCTGTTCCACCTGGCGAGCCGGAACGTCTTCGACATCGAGGTGGTCGGATACGAGGCCGCGGTGGCGTTGCTGGACGCCGGTGTCGTGCACGACGAAGGCGACATCTTCGACCTGGACGAGGAGAAGCTGCTCGAGGTCGACCTGTTCCGCACCAAGGCGGGGGAGCTGTCGGCCAACGGGCGCAAACTCCTGGAGAACCTCGAAACCGTCAAGGACCGTCCACTGTGGAAGGTCATCGTCGGGCTCTCGATCCGGCACGTCGGCCCGACGGCCGCGCAGGCGCTCGCCCGGGAATTCGGTTCACTGGAACGGATCGAGAACGCTTCCGAAGAGGAGCTCGCCGGTGTCGACGGGGTCGGCCCGACCATCGTCCGGGCCGCGAAAGAGTGGTTCGAGATCGATTGGCATCGTGAAATCGTCGAGAAGTGGCGTGCGGCGGGCGTGCGGATGGAGGAGGAGCGCGACGAGTCGATCCCGCGCAACCTCGAGGGGCTGTCGATCGTCGTCACCGGTTCGCTGAACGACTACTCCCGTGACGAGGCCAAGGAGTTCATCATGGCCCGCGGCGGGAAGGCGGCCGGTTCGGTGTCGAAGAAGACGGCGTTCGTCGTCGTCGGCGACGCGCCGGGGACGAAGTACGACAAGGCCGTCCAGCTGAAGGTTCCGGTGCTCGACGAGAACGGCTTCCGGGTGCTGCTCGAAAGCGGCCCCGAGGCCGCCGCCGAGCTCGCGCTGCCGAACGAGGAGGAGAGCGGTGAGTGA
- a CDS encoding methionine synthase: MNERPWPLGAATAIGSLPGTDPVEAASIVFGELPEFPCLPELPARGVGADLIGRTAALLVDLAVEVVPSGYRVAARPGHDHRRAVDLMSWDLDAVQEAREKAGAAPPVFKAQVAGPWTLAANVELQRGHRILTDRGALRDFTSSLLDGLAGHVAELKSRVGAPVVLQFDEPSLPAVLAGDLPTASGYGTVSAVPAPEARELLSTVIAGAERITGQPVAVHCCAEKPPISLLRAAGAKAIAFDFTLLKGASPAQLDEIGEALDSGTTLMLGLVPTADPGVPVALRDLVTPVFKLVDRLGFRREILAERVVPTPACGLAGATPEWMRRALTLSREAGKAFLEPPEGW, from the coding sequence GTGAACGAACGACCTTGGCCTCTAGGCGCGGCGACCGCGATCGGTTCCCTGCCCGGCACCGATCCGGTCGAGGCCGCGTCGATCGTGTTCGGCGAACTGCCCGAATTCCCCTGTCTGCCCGAACTTCCGGCGCGCGGCGTCGGCGCCGACCTGATCGGCCGGACGGCGGCGCTGCTGGTCGACCTCGCCGTCGAAGTGGTGCCGAGCGGCTATCGGGTCGCCGCCCGTCCCGGGCACGACCACCGCCGGGCCGTCGACCTGATGAGCTGGGACCTCGACGCCGTCCAGGAGGCGAGGGAGAAGGCGGGCGCCGCGCCGCCGGTGTTCAAGGCACAGGTCGCGGGGCCGTGGACGCTCGCCGCGAACGTCGAACTCCAGCGAGGGCACCGGATCCTCACCGACCGGGGCGCGCTGCGCGATTTCACCTCGTCGCTGCTGGACGGCCTGGCCGGTCACGTCGCGGAGCTGAAGTCGCGCGTCGGCGCGCCGGTGGTGCTGCAGTTCGACGAACCGTCGCTGCCCGCCGTCCTCGCCGGTGACCTCCCGACGGCGTCCGGCTACGGCACCGTTTCCGCCGTACCCGCGCCGGAGGCCCGCGAACTGCTGTCGACGGTGATCGCCGGGGCGGAGCGCATCACCGGTCAGCCGGTCGCCGTGCACTGTTGTGCCGAGAAGCCGCCGATCTCGTTGCTGCGCGCGGCGGGAGCGAAAGCGATCGCGTTCGACTTCACTCTGTTGAAGGGTGCTTCGCCCGCGCAGCTCGACGAGATCGGTGAGGCGCTGGACTCCGGCACGACGCTGATGCTCGGGCTCGTCCCCACCGCCGACCCCGGTGTGCCGGTGGCGCTGCGTGACCTGGTCACGCCCGTGTTCAAGCTCGTCGACAGGCTCGGATTCCGCCGGGAGATCCTCGCCGAACGGGTCGTACCGACCCCGGCGTGCGGTCTCGCGGGCGCCACCCCCGAGTGGATGCGCCGCGCGCTCACCCTCAGCCGGGAGGCGGGCAAGGCTTTCCTCGAACCGCCTGAAGGCTGGTGA
- a CDS encoding amino acid-binding protein, producing MSFLIRVQLPDTPGTLGAVATALGTVGADILSVDVVERSGGVAIDDLVVEIPSGRLPDALITAAESVDGVEVDAVRPYAGVLDTHRELELVEEIAAKPASGLEILAEGVPRIIRAGWAVVVEHSESGALRLASSSAAPETPITDLPWLPLERATILDAEEAWIPETWKELGTELAATPLGKPGKALLVARPGGPNFRAAEVARLAHFAGIVAVVLDS from the coding sequence GTGTCGTTCCTGATCCGGGTCCAATTACCGGACACCCCGGGGACCCTCGGCGCGGTCGCCACCGCGCTCGGCACCGTCGGCGCCGACATCCTGAGCGTGGACGTGGTCGAACGAAGCGGCGGTGTCGCCATCGACGACCTCGTCGTCGAGATCCCCTCCGGCAGGCTGCCGGACGCGCTGATCACCGCCGCCGAAAGCGTCGACGGCGTCGAGGTCGACGCCGTGCGCCCGTACGCCGGGGTGCTGGACACCCATCGCGAACTCGAACTGGTCGAGGAGATCGCCGCGAAGCCCGCTTCGGGGCTGGAGATCCTCGCCGAAGGTGTGCCCAGGATCATCCGGGCGGGCTGGGCCGTCGTCGTCGAGCATTCGGAATCCGGTGCGCTGAGGCTGGCTTCGTCCAGCGCCGCGCCCGAGACGCCGATCACCGACCTGCCGTGGCTTCCGCTGGAACGCGCCACCATCCTCGACGCCGAGGAGGCGTGGATCCCGGAGACGTGGAAGGAACTGGGGACCGAACTCGCGGCCACGCCGCTGGGGAAGCCGGGGAAGGCGCTGCTGGTCGCGCGGCCCGGCGGGCCGAACTTCCGCGCCGCCGAGGTGGCGCGCCTGGCGCATTTCGCGGGCATCGTCGCCGTCGTCCTGGACAGCTGA
- a CDS encoding phospholipid scramblase-related protein codes for MTSSPQPAGWYPDQQNPRVYRWWDGQAWTANTRPSHDAEMIELDIEGAHDPGKIRTQVAKGTQSRAGGVVGGGTLFSEPVLVVNQRAKLIEMSNEFGVFDQNGNRLGGVVQVGQSTLKKAIRLLTNYDQYLTHRFEIRDANHSTVLKVTRPAKVFKSRFLVTKADDSPIGEIVQENVFGKIRLGFLVDGQKVGGIFAENWRAWNFVIRDHADVEIARITKTWGGFVKAAFTTADNYVVEIHRPLRDPLASMVVASALTIDTALKQDDKG; via the coding sequence ATGACGAGCTCTCCACAGCCCGCCGGCTGGTATCCCGACCAGCAGAACCCCCGGGTCTACCGGTGGTGGGACGGGCAAGCCTGGACGGCCAACACGCGGCCGTCTCACGACGCCGAGATGATCGAGCTGGACATCGAGGGCGCGCACGATCCGGGCAAGATCCGGACGCAGGTGGCGAAGGGGACCCAAAGCCGGGCCGGCGGGGTCGTCGGCGGCGGCACCCTGTTCTCCGAACCCGTACTGGTGGTCAACCAGCGCGCGAAACTCATCGAAATGTCCAACGAGTTCGGGGTCTTCGACCAGAACGGCAACCGCCTCGGCGGCGTCGTCCAGGTCGGGCAGAGCACGCTGAAGAAAGCCATCCGGCTGCTCACGAATTACGACCAGTACCTGACCCACCGTTTCGAAATCCGGGACGCGAACCACAGCACCGTGCTGAAGGTGACGCGGCCGGCGAAGGTGTTCAAATCCCGGTTCCTGGTGACGAAGGCCGACGATTCCCCGATCGGGGAGATCGTGCAGGAGAACGTCTTCGGCAAGATCCGGCTGGGTTTCCTGGTCGACGGCCAGAAGGTCGGCGGGATCTTCGCCGAGAACTGGCGGGCCTGGAACTTCGTGATCAGGGACCACGCCGACGTCGAGATCGCGCGGATCACCAAGACCTGGGGCGGTTTCGTGAAGGCCGCGTTCACCACCGCCGACAACTACGTCGTCGAGATCCACCGGCCGCTGCGGGATCCGCTGGCCTCGATGGTGGTCGCCTCGGCGCTGACCATCGACACGGCGCTGAAGCAGGACGACAAAGGCTGA
- a CDS encoding cysteine desulfurase family protein, whose product MTYLDHAATTPMLPEAVAAMSEALSTVGNASALHSSGRRARRRVEEAREVIAEALGARPSEVIFTGGGTESDNLAVKGIFWARNGEDPKRRRVLCSTVEHHAVLDSVEWLEQHAGAEIVWVEVDEDGRVSPEAMRAAIGESPETVALATVMWANNEVGTVNPIAGLAAVCAEHEIPLHTDAVQAVGAVPVDFAESGAAALTLTAHKLGGPYGVGALLLGRDTSCVPVLHGGGQERSVRSGTLDVPAVIAFATAVKATVEGREEYAKRVAELRDDLIEAVRREVPDAVLNGGGGECLPTHAHFTFPGCAGDSLLMLLDAKGIECSTGSACTAGVAQPSHVLLAMGADPAAARGSLRFSFGHTSAPEDVEAVSKEIAGVVDRARQAGLAGMRKQTQKQEV is encoded by the coding sequence ATGACCTATCTCGACCACGCGGCGACCACCCCGATGTTGCCCGAAGCCGTAGCGGCCATGTCCGAGGCGCTGTCCACAGTGGGCAACGCCTCCGCGCTGCATTCCTCGGGCCGCCGGGCCCGCCGCCGGGTCGAAGAAGCCCGCGAGGTGATCGCGGAGGCGCTGGGCGCCCGGCCGTCCGAAGTGATCTTCACCGGTGGCGGCACGGAGAGCGACAACCTCGCGGTCAAGGGCATCTTCTGGGCCCGCAACGGCGAGGACCCGAAGCGCCGCCGGGTGCTGTGCAGCACCGTCGAGCACCACGCCGTCCTCGATTCCGTCGAGTGGCTGGAGCAGCACGCGGGCGCCGAGATCGTCTGGGTCGAGGTCGACGAGGACGGCCGGGTGTCGCCGGAGGCGATGCGCGCCGCCATCGGCGAAAGCCCCGAGACGGTCGCGCTGGCCACCGTGATGTGGGCGAACAACGAGGTCGGCACGGTCAACCCGATCGCCGGGCTCGCCGCCGTCTGCGCCGAGCACGAGATCCCGCTGCACACCGACGCGGTCCAGGCCGTCGGCGCGGTGCCGGTCGACTTCGCCGAGAGCGGCGCCGCGGCCCTGACCCTGACCGCGCACAAGCTCGGCGGCCCGTACGGCGTCGGCGCGCTGCTGCTCGGGCGCGACACCTCCTGCGTTCCGGTCCTGCACGGCGGTGGCCAGGAGCGCAGTGTGCGTTCGGGCACCCTCGACGTGCCCGCGGTGATCGCGTTCGCGACGGCGGTGAAGGCCACGGTCGAGGGCCGCGAGGAGTACGCCAAACGCGTCGCCGAACTGCGGGACGACCTGATCGAGGCCGTCCGGCGCGAGGTGCCGGACGCGGTGCTCAACGGCGGCGGGGGCGAATGCCTGCCGACGCACGCCCACTTCACCTTCCCTGGTTGCGCGGGTGACAGTCTCTTGATGCTTTTGGACGCCAAGGGCATCGAATGTTCCACTGGATCGGCGTGCACGGCGGGTGTCGCGCAGCCGAGCCACGTGCTGCTGGCCATGGGTGCCGATCCGGCGGCCGCGCGCGGGTCGCTGCGGTTCTCGTTCGGGCATACCTCGGCGCCGGAAGACGTTGAAGCGGTTTCGAAGGAGATCGCGGGCGTCGTCGACAGGGCGAGGCAGGCGGGACTAGCCGGAATGCGCAAGCAGACGCAGAAGCAAGAGGTGTGA
- the gatC gene encoding Asp-tRNA(Asn)/Glu-tRNA(Gln) amidotransferase subunit GatC, with amino-acid sequence MPNISRDEVAHLAKLARLAVTEEELDVFAGQLDQILDSVAKVSEVAGEDVPPTSHAVPLTNVFREDTVRQGLTQQQALAGAPAAEEGRFRVPRILGEEQ; translated from the coding sequence GTGCCCAACATTTCCCGCGACGAGGTCGCACACCTCGCCAAGCTGGCCAGGCTTGCCGTCACCGAAGAGGAGCTGGACGTCTTCGCAGGCCAGCTCGACCAGATTCTGGACTCGGTGGCCAAGGTGAGCGAGGTCGCAGGCGAGGATGTCCCGCCCACGTCGCACGCCGTACCGCTGACGAACGTGTTCCGCGAGGACACCGTCCGACAGGGGCTGACCCAGCAGCAGGCGCTGGCCGGTGCGCCGGCCGCCGAAGAGGGTCGTTTCCGGGTGCCGCGGATTCTGGGAGAAGAGCAGTGA
- a CDS encoding GNAT family N-acetyltransferase, giving the protein MIIRQARREDVAAIVGMLADDQIGSTRDSTDDLTPYLEAFEEIDADPSHLLIVADDAGEAVGTLQLSIIPGLARKGALRGQIEAVRVRASHRGSGLGGDLMKWAIDESRRRGCALVQLTSDVKREDAHRFYERLGFEASHTGFKLKF; this is encoded by the coding sequence GTGATCATCCGTCAAGCCCGCCGGGAAGACGTCGCGGCGATCGTCGGGATGCTCGCCGACGACCAGATCGGCAGCACTCGTGATTCCACAGACGACCTCACGCCGTACCTCGAGGCCTTCGAGGAGATCGACGCCGATCCGTCGCACCTGCTGATCGTCGCCGACGACGCCGGTGAGGCCGTCGGCACGCTCCAGTTGTCGATCATTCCCGGCTTGGCCAGGAAGGGCGCGCTGCGCGGGCAGATCGAGGCCGTCCGGGTGCGGGCGAGCCATCGCGGCTCCGGCCTCGGCGGCGACCTGATGAAGTGGGCGATCGACGAATCCCGGCGCCGGGGCTGCGCCCTCGTCCAGCTGACGTCGGACGTGAAACGCGAGGATGCGCACCGGTTCTACGAGCGCCTCGGTTTCGAGGCGAGCCACACCGGCTTCAAGCTGAAGTTCTGA
- a CDS encoding GNAT family N-acetyltransferase yields MSDLEIRPARAGELEAVGELTLAAYSEDYGLVEGVGYAAELVDAAKRAEQAELLVAVDGDGALVGTVTIARPGTPFAELSREGELEFRMLGVSPSATGRGIGEALTRAVIERARELDADRVVLCSLVTMKRAHRLYERLGFTRLPERDWEPHPGVTLIAYRLELA; encoded by the coding sequence GTGAGTGACCTGGAGATCCGGCCCGCCAGGGCCGGCGAACTGGAGGCGGTCGGGGAACTCACCCTGGCCGCGTACTCCGAGGATTACGGCCTCGTGGAAGGCGTCGGCTACGCGGCCGAGCTCGTCGACGCCGCGAAACGGGCCGAGCAGGCCGAACTCCTGGTCGCGGTGGACGGTGACGGTGCGCTCGTGGGCACCGTCACCATCGCGCGGCCGGGCACGCCGTTCGCCGAGCTGTCCCGCGAGGGCGAGCTGGAGTTCCGCATGCTCGGCGTTTCGCCCTCGGCCACCGGGCGTGGCATCGGCGAGGCCCTGACCAGGGCCGTCATCGAGCGGGCACGGGAACTCGACGCCGACAGGGTGGTGCTGTGCAGCCTGGTCACGATGAAACGGGCGCACCGGCTCTACGAGCGGCTCGGTTTCACGCGGCTGCCCGAACGTGACTGGGAGCCGCACCCCGGGGTGACCTTGATCGCCTACCGCCTGGAGCTCGCCTGA
- the mnmA gene encoding tRNA 2-thiouridine(34) synthase MnmA — protein MRVLAAMSGGVDSAVAAARAVDAGHEVVGVHLALSAKPGTLRTGSRGCCTIEDSGDARRAADILGIPFYIWDFAERFTEEVIETFVGEYAAGRTPNPCVTCNEKIKFEALLDKAMALGFDAVATGHYARLSLVDGVPELRRSVDSGKDQSYVLASLTPEQLRHSLFPLGDSWKTDVRAEAESRGLSVANKPDSHDICFIPDGDTKSFLEKRLGRRPGQLVDAETGAVLGEHTGVHGFTVGQRKGLGIEAPAPDGRPRYVLSLEPVSGTVKVGSSRDLGVNVIEANRPIWPSERPLDGPTECVVQVRAHGGIVEAVAEVAEDEVTIQLREPLRGVAPGQVVVLYRTDAAEGDLVLGSAKISETRN, from the coding sequence ATGCGCGTACTGGCCGCGATGAGCGGGGGAGTGGACTCGGCGGTGGCCGCCGCACGCGCCGTGGACGCCGGGCACGAGGTCGTCGGCGTGCACCTGGCGCTGTCGGCGAAGCCCGGCACGCTGCGCACCGGCTCCCGCGGCTGTTGCACGATCGAGGACTCGGGCGACGCGCGGCGTGCGGCCGACATCCTCGGCATCCCCTTCTACATCTGGGATTTCGCCGAGCGCTTCACCGAAGAGGTCATCGAGACCTTCGTCGGGGAGTACGCCGCCGGCCGGACGCCGAACCCGTGCGTCACCTGCAACGAGAAGATCAAGTTCGAGGCGTTGCTGGACAAGGCGATGGCGCTCGGTTTCGACGCCGTCGCCACCGGGCACTACGCCCGGCTGTCCCTTGTGGACGGTGTCCCCGAGCTGCGCCGCAGTGTGGACTCCGGCAAGGACCAGTCGTACGTGCTGGCCTCGCTGACCCCGGAGCAGCTGCGGCATTCGCTGTTCCCGCTGGGTGATTCGTGGAAGACCGACGTGCGCGCCGAGGCCGAGAGCCGCGGGCTGTCGGTGGCGAACAAGCCGGACAGCCACGACATCTGCTTCATCCCGGACGGCGACACGAAGAGTTTCCTCGAGAAGCGCCTCGGCCGGCGTCCCGGGCAGCTCGTCGACGCCGAGACCGGTGCGGTGCTCGGTGAGCACACCGGCGTGCACGGCTTCACCGTCGGGCAGCGCAAGGGGCTCGGCATCGAGGCTCCGGCGCCGGACGGGCGGCCGCGTTACGTGCTTTCGCTGGAGCCGGTTTCGGGCACCGTGAAGGTCGGTTCTTCACGGGACCTCGGCGTGAACGTGATCGAGGCGAACCGGCCGATCTGGCCGAGCGAGCGGCCGCTGGACGGCCCGACCGAATGCGTCGTCCAGGTGCGCGCGCACGGCGGGATCGTCGAGGCCGTCGCCGAGGTCGCGGAGGACGAGGTGACCATCCAGTTGCGTGAGCCGCTGCGCGGTGTCGCGCCGGGACAGGTCGTCGTGCTGTACCGCACCGACGCGGCCGAAGGCGATCTCGTGCTGGGAAGCGCGAAGATCTCGGAAACCCGCAATTAG
- a CDS encoding MFS transporter encodes MTITGDKAKPKGVLWTPEHRVTTFGLLLMVTLIAFESMGVATAMPTMVADLDGLALYAWPFTTFLVASVVATVLSGRLGDRKGPAPALLAGTALFAAGLLVAGLAHDMPLLLLGRGLQGFGSGLLLVSVSLLIALTFSDRERPVIYAANAAAWVLPAVVGPSIAGVVTVGVGWRWVFLGLIPLTGIGLALLVMVTRRLPAHVPGASASRAGVVPAVVAALGVAAVTWAAQHPSLAALAYGGAGLVALAYALRKLLPAGTLTSRPGLPTVIASRGLIAGAYAGMEAYLPLTMTEVHGYSPALAGLPLTVTALGWSAGSMLQGRRLDWSRETSLRAGFALVAAGLAIFVFVPLPSFPGWMAFVASAVGGAGMGIAMPAISVLLLRYSPEAERGFNTSALQLGDWVGSALTIGLGGVLLVSLASAKEPSVAILVLSVLLTGIALLGVRLTGRWPSAMSGTTR; translated from the coding sequence ATGACGATCACTGGGGACAAGGCGAAGCCGAAGGGCGTGCTCTGGACACCTGAGCACCGCGTGACCACGTTCGGGTTGCTGCTCATGGTCACGCTCATCGCGTTCGAGAGCATGGGCGTCGCCACCGCGATGCCGACGATGGTGGCCGACCTCGACGGCCTCGCGCTGTACGCCTGGCCCTTCACCACGTTCCTGGTCGCCAGTGTGGTCGCGACCGTCCTTTCCGGACGCCTCGGCGACCGCAAGGGCCCGGCGCCCGCGCTGCTCGCCGGTACCGCGCTGTTCGCCGCCGGGTTGCTGGTGGCCGGGCTCGCGCATGACATGCCGTTGCTCCTGCTCGGCCGGGGATTGCAGGGTTTCGGGTCCGGGCTCCTGCTGGTCTCGGTGTCACTGCTGATCGCGCTCACCTTCAGCGACCGTGAACGTCCGGTGATCTACGCCGCCAACGCCGCCGCGTGGGTGCTGCCCGCGGTGGTCGGGCCCTCGATCGCGGGTGTGGTGACCGTGGGCGTCGGCTGGCGCTGGGTGTTCCTCGGGCTGATCCCGCTGACGGGGATCGGGCTCGCGCTGCTGGTGATGGTCACGCGCCGGCTGCCCGCCCACGTGCCCGGCGCGTCCGCGAGCCGTGCCGGGGTCGTGCCCGCGGTGGTCGCCGCCCTCGGCGTCGCCGCGGTCACCTGGGCGGCACAGCATCCGTCTCTCGCGGCACTGGCTTACGGCGGCGCCGGTCTGGTGGCCCTGGCGTACGCGCTCCGCAAACTCCTGCCCGCGGGCACACTGACGTCGCGGCCGGGGTTGCCGACAGTGATCGCTTCCCGCGGGCTGATCGCGGGCGCGTACGCCGGGATGGAGGCGTACCTGCCGCTCACGATGACCGAGGTCCACGGCTACAGCCCCGCGCTGGCCGGATTGCCGCTGACGGTCACCGCGCTGGGCTGGTCGGCGGGCTCGATGCTGCAGGGTCGCAGGCTCGACTGGTCGCGCGAGACCTCCTTGCGCGCCGGATTCGCGCTGGTCGCGGCCGGTCTGGCGATCTTCGTCTTCGTGCCGCTGCCCTCGTTCCCCGGCTGGATGGCGTTCGTGGCGTCGGCGGTCGGCGGCGCCGGGATGGGGATCGCGATGCCCGCTATCTCGGTGCTGCTGCTGCGCTACTCGCCGGAGGCCGAACGCGGGTTCAACACGTCGGCGCTGCAGCTCGGCGACTGGGTCGGATCGGCTCTGACCATCGGTTTGGGCGGAGTTCTGCTCGTCTCGCTGGCGTCGGCGAAGGAGCCTTCGGTGGCGATCCTGGTGCTGTCGGTGCTGCTGACCGGCATCGCGCTGCTGGGGGTGCGGCTGACCGGCCGGTGGCCGTCGGCTATGAGCGGCACCACCCGCTGA
- a CDS encoding MBL fold metallo-hydrolase, with amino-acid sequence MEPLPEDGERDWAEPGVYTVSPGVHRIPLPLPQDALRAVNVYVVTDGTRLVLIDSGWALESARERLSRGLKALGADLGDVDEFLITHVHRDHYTLAVELRREFGGTIGLGKLEEPSLVRSGDPDRFPMEAQVGLLERCGAVPVVEELAKAFGGVRHTEAHLWELPDDWLAPGKRAIVPGREFDVVHTPGHTAGHVVFVDDEAGLVFSGDHVLPHITPSIGFQPVPAELPLRDYLDSLRLVREMPDRRMLPAHGRVTDSVHARVDELLEHHRDRLEVMGAEITADVTTAYEVALRLGWTRKLRKLPEMDPFNQMLAVLETGSHLDLLVAQGKLTSTETDGVRHYAS; translated from the coding sequence ATGGAGCCGTTGCCCGAAGACGGCGAACGGGACTGGGCCGAGCCAGGCGTCTACACGGTTTCGCCGGGGGTCCACCGGATCCCGCTGCCCCTGCCGCAGGACGCGCTGCGCGCGGTCAACGTCTACGTCGTCACCGACGGCACGCGCCTCGTCCTCATCGACTCGGGCTGGGCGCTGGAGTCGGCGCGCGAACGACTTTCGCGCGGATTGAAGGCGCTCGGCGCCGATCTCGGCGACGTCGACGAATTCCTGATCACCCACGTCCATCGCGATCACTACACGCTCGCCGTGGAACTGCGCCGCGAGTTCGGCGGCACGATCGGGCTCGGCAAGCTGGAGGAGCCTTCGCTGGTGCGCTCCGGGGATCCCGACCGCTTCCCGATGGAGGCGCAGGTCGGCCTCCTCGAACGCTGCGGCGCGGTGCCCGTGGTCGAGGAACTCGCCAAGGCCTTCGGCGGGGTCCGGCACACCGAGGCGCATCTGTGGGAGCTGCCCGACGATTGGCTCGCCCCCGGCAAACGCGCCATCGTGCCCGGCCGCGAGTTCGACGTCGTGCACACGCCGGGCCACACGGCCGGGCACGTCGTCTTCGTGGACGACGAAGCCGGGCTGGTGTTCTCCGGCGACCACGTGCTGCCGCACATCACGCCGTCCATCGGATTCCAGCCGGTGCCTGCCGAACTCCCGCTGAGGGACTACCTCGACTCCCTGCGCCTGGTGCGCGAGATGCCCGACCGGCGCATGCTCCCCGCGCACGGACGCGTCACCGACAGCGTCCACGCCAGGGTGGACGAACTGCTGGAGCACCACCGCGACCGGCTCGAGGTCATGGGCGCCGAGATCACCGCGGACGTCACGACGGCGTACGAGGTCGCGTTGCGGCTGGGCTGGACACGCAAGCTGCGCAAGCTCCCCGAGATGGACCCGTTCAACCAGATGCTCGCCGTCCTCGAGACCGGTTCTCATCTGGATCTGCTGGTGGCCCAAGGGAAACTGACCTCGACCGAGACCGACGGCGTGCGACACTACGCCTCGTGA